The following are encoded in a window of Actinomyces oris genomic DNA:
- the dapB gene encoding 4-hydroxy-tetrahydrodipicolinate reductase — protein MTIRVAVVGAAGRMGSTVCQAVQDAEGLELVARLDVGDTLDAEHLAGADVAVDFTVPSVTEANVHALLDAGVDVVVGTTGWNEESYGRIREHLARPEAAGRSVLIAPNFALSAVLAMSFAAKAAPYFESAEVIELHHPNKVDAPSGTAVATAQGIAAARAEAGLGVMPDATQTDPEGARGAVVDGVHVHAVRLRGLTAHEEVVLGNPGEQLTIRTDSFDRASFMPGVVLAVRQVSSRPGLTIGLDALLDL, from the coding sequence ATGACGATTCGCGTAGCTGTTGTGGGCGCCGCCGGGCGCATGGGATCGACCGTCTGCCAGGCGGTCCAGGACGCCGAGGGCCTCGAGCTCGTGGCCCGCTTGGACGTGGGGGACACCCTCGACGCCGAGCACCTGGCGGGCGCCGACGTCGCCGTCGACTTCACCGTCCCCAGCGTCACCGAGGCCAATGTCCATGCCCTGCTCGACGCCGGGGTGGACGTCGTCGTGGGCACCACCGGCTGGAACGAGGAGTCCTACGGGCGCATCCGTGAGCACCTGGCCCGGCCCGAGGCCGCCGGCCGCAGCGTCCTCATCGCCCCGAACTTCGCCCTGTCCGCCGTGCTGGCCATGAGCTTCGCCGCGAAGGCCGCCCCCTACTTCGAGTCCGCCGAGGTCATCGAGCTTCACCACCCGAACAAGGTCGACGCGCCCTCGGGCACCGCGGTCGCCACAGCCCAGGGCATCGCCGCCGCCCGCGCCGAGGCGGGCCTGGGCGTTATGCCGGACGCCACCCAGACCGACCCCGAGGGCGCCCGTGGGGCCGTCGTCGACGGCGTCCACGTCCACGCCGTGCGTCTGCGGGGGTTGACTGCCCACGAGGAGGTCGTGCTCGGCAACCCCGGTGAGCAGCTGACCATCCGCACCGACTCCTTCGACCGGGCCTCCTTCATGCCCGGCGTGGTCCTCGCCGTGCGGCAGGTCTCCAGCCGCCCCGGCCTGACCATCGGCCTGGACGCCCTGCTCGACCTCTGA
- a CDS encoding GNAT family N-acetyltransferase: MTSSTPSPASSSSPSSPSGSRDGSVLGADPLAGLSPEADTHAPHHSPSAQDCTEHDHDDPQASGGFVRPARAEDLTAIGQVQAATMLASLQAGHTAEHSAPLPEGVRVMIAAPVIAAGWEAAVTEPPSPEHHVLVATTAQANAASRTVVGLLGLAPTQSMDAEGHVDEAGVQAVEVTALGVEPASQRRGHGSRLLAAAVDLARQDGARALVAWAVRGDESISRLLTSVGMAPTGAHRVLGVGEGITEDCWAASL, from the coding sequence ATGACCTCCTCGACCCCCTCGCCTGCATCGTCCTCATCGCCTTCATCGCCCTCCGGGAGCCGGGACGGCTCCGTCCTGGGCGCCGATCCGCTGGCCGGGCTGAGCCCGGAAGCGGATACGCACGCCCCGCACCACTCCCCCAGCGCTCAGGACTGTACAGAGCATGACCATGACGACCCCCAGGCATCGGGGGGATTCGTGCGCCCGGCCCGGGCAGAGGACCTGACGGCGATCGGGCAGGTCCAGGCCGCCACCATGCTGGCCTCCCTGCAGGCCGGTCACACCGCCGAGCACAGTGCGCCCCTGCCCGAGGGTGTGCGTGTGATGATCGCCGCCCCCGTCATCGCGGCGGGCTGGGAGGCAGCGGTGACCGAGCCGCCCTCGCCCGAGCACCACGTCCTGGTGGCCACCACCGCCCAGGCGAACGCTGCGAGCCGGACGGTGGTGGGCCTGCTGGGCCTGGCCCCCACCCAGTCCATGGACGCCGAGGGCCACGTCGATGAGGCCGGGGTGCAGGCCGTGGAGGTCACGGCCCTGGGCGTGGAGCCGGCCAGTCAGCGCCGCGGGCACGGCTCCCGGCTCCTGGCGGCTGCCGTGGACCTGGCGCGTCAGGACGGGGCCAGGGCGCTCGTAGCCTGGGCGGTGCGCGGGGACGAATCGATCAGCCGGCTCCTGACCTCGGTGGGCATGGCGCCCACCGGGGCCCACCGAGTGCTCGGCGTCGGCGAGGGCATCACCGAGGACTGCTGGGCGGCCTCGCTGTAG
- the dapA gene encoding 4-hydroxy-tetrahydrodipicolinate synthase: MSAAPSRSFGSVGVAMVTPFTPSGEVDYDAARALAVSLVDDGADLILLSGTTGESPTTHTPEKQELIRQVKDALAGRAMIMAGAGSNDTAHAVRIGVASQEAGAEGLLINAPYYNRPSQEGVYRHINAVVEATELPVMVYDIPGRTGVKITEETLARLAENPRVKAVKDATGDVEQGFRRMESTGLEYYSGDDGLNFAWLTHGASGVISVAAHADAHSWRQMIDAVDAGDLASARTLARSLRPLVHAIMGGGQGAVMAKEALHLQGRLPSPALRLPLVRAEEAEVAALREVLTTQNCVRNIPIRG; the protein is encoded by the coding sequence ATGAGCGCAGCCCCCTCCCGCAGCTTCGGTTCCGTCGGCGTCGCCATGGTCACCCCCTTCACGCCCAGTGGGGAGGTCGACTACGACGCCGCCCGAGCCCTGGCGGTCAGCCTGGTCGACGACGGCGCCGACCTGATCCTCCTGTCGGGCACCACCGGTGAGTCCCCGACCACCCACACCCCCGAGAAGCAGGAGCTGATCCGCCAGGTCAAGGACGCCCTGGCCGGACGCGCCATGATTATGGCCGGCGCCGGCTCCAACGACACCGCCCACGCGGTGCGCATCGGCGTGGCCTCCCAGGAGGCCGGCGCAGAGGGCCTGCTCATCAACGCCCCCTACTACAACCGCCCCAGCCAGGAGGGCGTCTACCGGCACATCAACGCCGTCGTGGAGGCCACCGAACTGCCCGTCATGGTCTACGACATCCCCGGGCGCACCGGCGTGAAGATCACTGAGGAGACTCTGGCCCGCCTGGCCGAGAACCCCCGCGTCAAGGCCGTCAAGGACGCCACCGGCGACGTCGAGCAGGGCTTCCGCCGCATGGAGTCCACCGGTCTGGAGTACTACTCCGGCGACGACGGCCTGAACTTCGCCTGGCTCACCCACGGCGCCTCCGGCGTCATCTCCGTGGCCGCCCACGCCGACGCCCACTCCTGGCGCCAGATGATCGACGCCGTCGACGCCGGCGACCTGGCCAGTGCCCGCACCCTCGCCCGCAGCCTGCGCCCCCTGGTCCACGCCATCATGGGCGGCGGGCAGGGAGCCGTCATGGCCAAGGAGGCCCTGCACCTTCAGGGACGCCTACCGAGCCCCGCCCTGCGCCTGCCCCTGGTGCGCGCCGAGGAGGCCGAGGTCGCCGCCCTGCGCGAGGTCCTAACGACCCAAAATTGTGTTAGGAATATTCCCATAAGGGGCTAG
- a CDS encoding pyrimidine dimer DNA glycosylase/endonuclease V, whose product MRMWSLHPSHLDRAGLVACWRESLLAQAVLAGRTRGYRNHPQLERFRSAPDPVTPAIAVGAYLWGLREEAVRRGYRFDASRIDLPDSECTGVSLTVTEGQMDLERRHLEAKLAGRAPDLLPLPERLEAHPIFRVVPGDVEPWERALTP is encoded by the coding sequence ATGCGCATGTGGTCGCTGCACCCGAGCCACCTGGACCGTGCGGGCCTGGTGGCCTGCTGGCGCGAGTCGCTCCTGGCCCAGGCGGTCCTGGCCGGACGCACCCGCGGCTACCGCAACCACCCCCAGCTCGAACGATTCCGTTCCGCCCCCGATCCGGTCACGCCGGCGATAGCGGTCGGCGCCTACCTCTGGGGACTGCGCGAGGAGGCCGTCCGGCGCGGCTACCGCTTCGACGCCTCCCGCATCGACTTGCCCGATTCGGAGTGCACCGGCGTCAGCCTGACGGTCACCGAGGGGCAGATGGACCTGGAGCGCAGGCACCTTGAGGCCAAGCTTGCCGGACGTGCCCCCGACCTCCTGCCCCTGCCCGAGCGGCTTGAAGCGCACCCGATCTTTCGGGTCGTCCCTGGCGACGTCGAGCCCTGGGAGCGGGCACTGACCCCGTAA
- a CDS encoding AMP-binding protein: MTDSTINAAASPQQATQDHRHYLRPHYQPGIPAAIEVPDAPLSELLETAARFYPDRVAIDFLGAAMTYRELLEASERAAQVLRTSGVHKGDRVALIMPNCPQHAVALYGALRIGAVVAEHNPLAPAEEIRSQLDAHGAQVVIVWEKGVGLVTDPGPASRTDGDALQGRTVFSVDLSAAMPVRLRAALRLPVERARRQRAAFRARSLPAGARSWDKEVAGAHRIPSRFPYPAGSDIAVLLHTGGTTGTPKAAMLTHTNLRANANQAIAWVPMLHEGGENFLCLLPFFHAFGLTFNLFCAVQKAATQVMLPKFSVDQVLAAHERRPFTFFVGVPVMFERILDGAQKRGTKLGTLRYGVCGAAPMPPEVGARWEKATGGFFVEGYGMTETSPIVAGTPMGPSRRLGALGLPFPSTDVRVVDPEDPNPAREVPDGEPGELLVRGPQVFAGYWEDEAATQAAILPGGWLRTGDIVRREDSFLWMADRKRELILTGGFNVYPSQVEAAIRSMTGVADVAVVGLPDGAMGELVCAAVVLAEGTEPGSVTLEAVREHAERTVPRYALPHRLEVIEEMPRSQIGKILRRVVREQVLARAAGEG; the protein is encoded by the coding sequence ATGACTGACAGCACGATCAACGCCGCCGCCTCACCACAGCAGGCCACCCAGGACCACCGCCACTACCTGCGCCCTCACTACCAGCCCGGCATCCCCGCGGCGATCGAGGTTCCCGACGCGCCGCTCAGCGAGCTGCTGGAGACGGCGGCGCGCTTCTACCCCGACCGGGTCGCCATCGACTTCCTGGGTGCGGCGATGACCTACCGCGAGCTGCTGGAGGCCTCGGAGCGGGCGGCGCAGGTGCTGCGGACCTCGGGGGTGCACAAGGGCGACCGGGTGGCCCTCATCATGCCGAACTGTCCGCAGCACGCCGTGGCCCTCTACGGGGCGCTGCGCATCGGCGCGGTCGTAGCCGAGCACAACCCGCTGGCGCCCGCCGAGGAGATCCGCTCCCAGCTGGATGCTCACGGGGCCCAGGTCGTCATCGTGTGGGAGAAGGGCGTCGGCCTCGTCACGGATCCAGGTCCAGCTTCACGCACCGACGGCGATGCGCTCCAGGGACGCACGGTCTTCAGCGTGGACCTCTCAGCCGCAATGCCGGTGCGTCTGCGCGCCGCGCTGCGTCTTCCGGTGGAGCGGGCCCGCCGGCAGCGGGCCGCCTTCCGCGCCCGGAGCCTGCCTGCGGGGGCGCGCTCCTGGGACAAGGAGGTGGCCGGCGCCCACCGGATCCCCTCACGCTTCCCCTACCCGGCCGGCTCCGACATCGCGGTCCTGCTGCACACCGGTGGGACGACCGGCACGCCCAAGGCGGCGATGCTCACGCACACCAATCTGCGGGCCAACGCCAACCAGGCCATCGCCTGGGTGCCGATGCTGCATGAGGGCGGGGAGAACTTCCTGTGCCTGCTGCCCTTCTTCCACGCCTTCGGGCTGACCTTCAACCTCTTCTGCGCGGTGCAGAAGGCCGCCACCCAGGTGATGCTGCCCAAGTTCTCGGTGGATCAGGTGCTCGCCGCGCACGAGCGGCGTCCCTTCACGTTCTTCGTCGGCGTGCCGGTCATGTTCGAGAGGATCCTCGACGGCGCCCAGAAGCGGGGCACGAAGCTGGGGACCCTGCGCTACGGGGTGTGCGGGGCGGCCCCGATGCCGCCGGAGGTCGGGGCCCGGTGGGAGAAGGCGACCGGCGGCTTCTTCGTCGAGGGCTACGGCATGACCGAGACGAGCCCGATCGTCGCGGGCACACCCATGGGACCCTCGCGCCGCCTGGGTGCGCTGGGCCTGCCCTTTCCCTCCACGGATGTACGCGTCGTGGACCCCGAGGACCCGAACCCCGCTCGGGAGGTGCCCGACGGCGAGCCGGGCGAGCTGCTGGTGCGCGGCCCCCAGGTCTTCGCCGGCTACTGGGAGGACGAGGCAGCCACACAGGCCGCGATCCTGCCGGGCGGTTGGCTGCGCACGGGCGACATCGTGCGCCGGGAGGACTCCTTCCTGTGGATGGCCGACCGCAAGCGCGAGCTGATCCTCACCGGAGGCTTCAACGTCTACCCCAGTCAGGTGGAGGCCGCGATCCGCTCCATGACGGGCGTGGCCGACGTCGCCGTGGTGGGGCTTCCCGACGGTGCGATGGGCGAGCTCGTGTGCGCCGCTGTGGTCCTGGCCGAGGGGACCGAGCCGGGGTCGGTGACCCTGGAGGCGGTGCGGGAGCACGCCGAGCGGACGGTCCCGCGTTACGCGCTGCCGCACCGCCTGGAGGTCATTGAGGAGATGCCCCGCTCCCAGATCGGCAAAATCCTGCGCCGTGTCGTGCGCGAGCAGGTGCTCGCCAGAGCCGCGGGAGAGGGCTGA